Proteins co-encoded in one Maylandia zebra isolate NMK-2024a linkage group LG16, Mzebra_GT3a, whole genome shotgun sequence genomic window:
- the phf11 gene encoding uncharacterized protein phf11, with product MSNSRVACILCQRSEETKITGTLSTKDEVTAHQNCLLFSAGIFCRDSPKYDDLFGFSVGDVLNEVKRGSKLTCNHCKKRGATAGCEVKRCKKSYHYPCALKEGATTIEDDDHGRYVIYCSSHSEQQTQKSASTNEFASSTKKPRTSKKLKNSPNPNAPGPSKVCCLTCEKREGNISLESLSNSIVMSYCDKHAPASLKKNTDGEGTAAGSSVHSYDSSSSNSTMCSSSKRQLSDCDKREETLLKPKLRRKRRLSDSSNSVDNDNNTPMDIYAPLESDIDENANSVPELETVPEVIRRDTSGLLSPAVSLSGNRIEDEFNDEDDTIIESDAESESLLLPVKICIQTQSLTMSAGELSPQTESAPPEDVLVNADVEPVVDEHEGSSPKQNAVQTPGQLTGGSSVSPPPSPGQSKSPPPYFTSLKSHTSPPCTSSATALAPPECASVSINSSSSSPVALPSSPEPKIDSSSFWKSCNAAGCTEAIFTDFLDGMKNISSKIQSDQASQEEYDLALSVMAASGKLSEFVAKQQEELQKKQMELQKAAAAMKDVVSALRK from the exons ATGAGCAATAGCAGAGTGGCCTGCATACTTTGTCAGCGATCCGAAGAGACGAAGATTACCGGAACCTTGTCGACTAAAGATGAAGTCACGGCTCACCAGAACTGCCTG TTATTTTCTGCTGGCATCTTTTGCCGGGATTCACCAAAGTACGATGACCTGTTTGGCTTCTCGGTGGGGGATGTGCTGAATGAGGTGAAACGAGGAAGCAAGCTG ACCTGTAACCACTGTAAGAAAAGGGGAGCCACTGCTGGGTGTGAAGTCAAACGCTGCAAAAAGTCCTACCATTACCCGTGTGCTCTTAAAGAGGGAGCGACGACTATTGAAGATGATGACCATGGGCGCTATGT GATATACTGCTCATCTCACTCTGAGCAGCAAACAC AAAAAAGCGCTTCCACAAATGAGTTTGCCTCTTCCACCAAAAAGCCCAGAACCTccaaaaaactcaaaaactcCCCAAACCCCAACGCACCCGGACCATCTAAG GTATGTTGCCTAACCTGTGAGAAGAGAGAAGGTAATATCAGCTTGGAAAGTTTGTCTAATAGCATTGTTAT GTCATATTGTGACAAACATGCTCCTGCGTCACTTAAGAAGAACACCGACG GAGAAGGTACTGCAGCTGGATCCTCTGTACACAGCTATGACTCCAGCTCATCTAACAGTACAATGTGTAGTTCTTCCAAG AGACAGTTGAGTGACTGTGACAA GCGGGAGGAGACCCTCTTGAAACCTAAGCTTCGCCGGAAGAGGAGACTCTCCGATTCTTCAAATTCAG ttgacaatgacaataacacTCCAATGGATATATACGCCCCATTAGAGTCTGATATAGATGAAAATGCAAACTCCGTCCCAGAGCTCGAA ACTGTGCCTGAGGTTATCAG AAGAGACACTTCAGGACTCTTGAGTCCTGCTGTGTCTTTATCAG GAAATCGCATTGAGGATGAATTTAATGATGAAGACGACACAATCATAGAATCA GATGCTGAGTCAGAGAGTCTGCTGCTTCCCGTAAAGATCTGCATACAGACCCAGTCACTTACAATGTCAGCTGGTGAACTCTCACCTCAGACTGAATCTGCTCCACCTGAAGATGTTCTGGTTAATGCAGATGTAGAGCCGGTCGTAGATGAACACGAGG GGTCCAGTCCCAAGCAGAACGCTGTCCAAACCCCGGGTCAACTCACCGGTGGATCCTCTGTctcaccccctccctctcctggcCAGTCCAAATCTCCCCCTCCATACTTCACCTCCCTGAAGTCTCATACTTCACCTCCCTGCACTAGCTCGGCCACAGCCCTGGCTCCGCCTGAATGCGCCAGTGTATCCATtaactcctcctcttcctctcctgtgGCACTTCCCTCAAGTCCAGAGCCCAAAATTGACTCCAGCAGCTTCTGGAAAAGCTGTAATGCAGCAGGATGtacagaggccatcttcactgACTTCCTTGATGGGATGAAAAATATCTCCAGCAAAATCCAGTCAGATCAGGCCAGCCAGGAGG aATATGATCTTGCACTGTCGGTGATGGCAGCTTCTGGAAAATTGTCAGAATTTGTGGCTAAGCAGCAAGAAG AGctacagaaaaaacaaatggaACTGCAGAAGGCAGCGGCAGCGATGAAAGATGTCGTCTCAGCACTGAGAAAATGA